The following are encoded together in the Falsiruegeria litorea R37 genome:
- a CDS encoding HNH endonuclease, with amino-acid sequence MRFVQRSNEVPETFEARAKAEYDDVVVHRNDPTKTKSFTFKTYKRPEIKQLLQDMFRGKCAYCETFYSAAQPMDVEHYRPKGAVSEDDSHEGYWWLAMKWDNLLPSCIDCNRKRKQITPVGDVRQVALIQNGTPDFSQGAVQSSGKKDSFPITDTGERVFDAPSGAKDNLAAVSGPGLLQEEPLLLNPCNDQPEDHLRHHFTSAVQDGAGNTPAPVSFMLPAKLPGDAEDTFRGDDDLSLKGAVSIHVYGLNRLDLVQARTELLRRLEFLKSVIIQLHALADEIEAATSTEPLVTVLLDKSGRKIRALADQITDEITVMARDEAPYSSMVQAWRKTFMDELAGPAA; translated from the coding sequence ATGCGGTTTGTTCAACGCAGCAATGAGGTGCCCGAGACATTCGAGGCACGGGCCAAGGCAGAATACGACGACGTTGTGGTCCATCGCAATGACCCGACCAAGACCAAGAGCTTTACCTTCAAGACCTACAAGCGGCCTGAGATCAAACAGCTCTTGCAGGACATGTTCCGCGGCAAATGCGCCTATTGCGAAACGTTCTATTCCGCAGCACAGCCGATGGATGTCGAGCACTACCGCCCCAAGGGCGCCGTATCCGAGGACGACAGCCACGAGGGCTATTGGTGGTTGGCGATGAAGTGGGACAACCTGCTGCCGTCCTGCATCGACTGCAACCGCAAGCGCAAGCAGATCACACCGGTGGGGGATGTGCGCCAAGTCGCGTTGATCCAGAACGGCACGCCGGATTTCAGCCAAGGGGCGGTTCAATCCTCGGGCAAAAAGGACAGCTTTCCGATCACCGACACTGGCGAGCGGGTCTTTGACGCGCCGTCTGGGGCCAAGGATAACTTGGCCGCGGTGTCCGGCCCCGGTTTGCTGCAGGAAGAGCCGCTGCTGCTGAACCCCTGCAATGATCAGCCAGAGGATCATCTGAGGCATCATTTCACATCCGCGGTTCAAGACGGGGCTGGCAACACCCCTGCCCCGGTGTCGTTCATGCTGCCCGCAAAACTGCCAGGGGACGCAGAGGATACGTTTCGCGGTGATGATGACTTGAGCCTGAAGGGCGCCGTTTCGATCCATGTCTACGGTCTCAACCGGCTGGACCTGGTACAGGCAAGGACCGAGCTGTTGCGGCGGCTGGAGTTCCTGAAATCGGTCATCATCCAACTGCATGCACTGGCGGACGAAATCGAAGCGGCCACGTCGACGGAACCGCTAGTTACCGTCCTTCTGGACAAAAGCGGTCGGAAGATTCGCGCCCTGGCTGATCAGATCACCGACGAGATAACCGTTATGGCCAGGGACGAGGCGCCCTATTCCAGCATGGTTCAGGCCTGGCGCAAGACGTTCATGGACGAGTTGGCGGGCCCGGCGGCTTAG
- a CDS encoding AAA family ATPase, whose translation MRFVERDRVAPPKWFDSEDAHHNRRMLLDYFGMDEKSLSQTRSFEPVEFSYATTDEVMEVLYSLFTGRCAFCESELSKGMSVHRFRPPSSATPVSDTSKAHLYYAWLAEAWQNLYPICDDCRPENPFYFPVTSNRRAPLPRRDELGDFSQRYDGRWPSFPLDENPVLVDPCYDRKLWRHFRLFPQGLLDGRDRRGRETIEHFDLNRSDLQAAREATFQWGIERAKEYLMNANATAPTALLDSGRVPHFGSWRIALRELLGNALGRARPSDNLEREMNRLKDLPDAMDRFDDAIAQLAAAEKQWYVDDAINPEEQTRAGMGVRDRTYGLPSKVEIRNYKSLEKIEVSLPDPPKNKPRTAPSLLILGENAAGKSTILEAIALALMEPGTRRALRGLDPNKMVLDPKYLGGDADPLDLAQVLVSYGDTDDKTLTIRRAQDNALAGFQDDGIKNALPVFAYGAFRQYLTSERRHVRHRHVRSLFEPDELLSNPEKWLVRLNNDDFEMVARALRDVFSIEGGFDVLERNDSEVYIVGAIGAQPDGRKTRTPLSLVSSGFRSVLAMLCDVMHGLMNKKINPSFQTLDTARGLVLIDEVEAHLHPRWKVSIMSGLRSALPGVCFIATSHDPLCLRGMGKDEVLVLERIKEESEQGLPVHTQTLVNLPDNKDWTIQQLLTADFFQLQSTEGSEARKQQAKVEDKLARGVRPEDDEAVRAYLSEMSAALPIGDTEVHRLVQEAIAEFLERRAKVTQNKLRELRAETKQRILAALEGV comes from the coding sequence ATGCGCTTTGTCGAACGAGATCGAGTAGCCCCACCCAAATGGTTCGATAGTGAAGACGCACATCACAACCGAAGAATGTTGCTCGACTACTTCGGCATGGACGAGAAAAGCCTGAGCCAGACCCGCAGTTTTGAGCCAGTCGAATTTTCTTATGCAACCACCGATGAGGTGATGGAAGTACTATACAGTCTGTTCACGGGTCGTTGCGCTTTTTGCGAAAGCGAACTGTCCAAGGGAATGAGTGTTCACCGCTTTCGCCCACCCTCCAGCGCCACACCGGTGTCCGACACCAGCAAAGCCCACCTTTATTATGCCTGGCTTGCCGAGGCCTGGCAGAACCTCTACCCGATCTGCGACGACTGCCGCCCAGAAAACCCCTTTTACTTCCCCGTCACCTCGAACCGCCGCGCACCACTGCCCCGTCGAGATGAACTCGGAGATTTTAGCCAACGTTACGATGGCCGTTGGCCCAGTTTTCCACTGGACGAAAACCCGGTGCTGGTCGATCCCTGCTATGACCGCAAGCTGTGGCGGCATTTCAGATTGTTCCCCCAGGGGCTGCTGGACGGCCGCGACCGGCGCGGCCGCGAGACGATTGAACACTTCGACCTGAACCGCTCTGACCTTCAGGCCGCGAGAGAGGCGACATTCCAATGGGGGATCGAACGCGCCAAGGAATACCTGATGAACGCCAACGCCACGGCACCAACGGCGTTACTGGATTCCGGCCGCGTGCCGCATTTCGGCAGCTGGCGGATTGCCCTGCGTGAACTTCTGGGCAATGCCCTTGGCCGCGCTCGCCCGTCCGACAACCTTGAACGCGAAATGAACCGGCTCAAGGACCTGCCCGACGCCATGGACCGCTTTGACGATGCCATCGCGCAGCTGGCAGCAGCGGAAAAACAGTGGTACGTGGACGACGCCATCAACCCCGAAGAACAGACGCGCGCAGGCATGGGCGTCAGGGATCGCACGTATGGCTTGCCCAGCAAGGTTGAGATCCGCAACTACAAGTCCTTGGAAAAGATTGAGGTGTCCCTGCCCGATCCACCCAAGAACAAGCCGCGCACGGCCCCGTCCCTCTTGATCCTGGGGGAAAATGCCGCTGGAAAGAGCACGATCCTCGAAGCGATTGCCCTCGCCCTCATGGAGCCGGGCACCCGGCGGGCCTTGCGTGGATTGGACCCGAACAAGATGGTTCTGGACCCCAAGTATCTGGGTGGCGACGCCGACCCGTTGGACCTGGCCCAGGTTCTTGTTTCCTATGGGGATACGGACGACAAGACCCTGACCATTCGTCGCGCGCAGGACAACGCGCTTGCCGGGTTCCAGGACGACGGGATCAAGAACGCCCTGCCCGTCTTTGCCTATGGGGCGTTCAGGCAATATCTGACCTCGGAGCGTCGCCATGTACGCCACCGCCACGTGCGTTCCTTGTTTGAGCCGGACGAATTGCTGTCGAACCCGGAAAAATGGCTGGTGCGGTTGAACAACGACGATTTCGAAATGGTCGCGCGTGCGCTGCGTGATGTGTTCAGCATCGAGGGCGGGTTTGACGTGCTCGAACGCAACGACAGCGAGGTTTACATCGTGGGCGCCATCGGGGCGCAGCCCGATGGGCGTAAGACCCGGACACCGCTGTCTCTGGTGTCGTCGGGGTTTCGGTCGGTGCTGGCGATGCTCTGCGATGTCATGCACGGCCTGATGAACAAGAAGATCAACCCGTCATTTCAGACGCTGGACACCGCGCGCGGGTTGGTGCTGATTGATGAGGTCGAAGCGCATCTGCATCCGCGCTGGAAGGTGTCGATCATGTCCGGATTGCGCAGCGCCCTGCCCGGTGTCTGCTTCATCGCCACCTCGCACGATCCGCTCTGCCTGCGTGGAATGGGCAAGGACGAGGTTTTGGTGCTGGAACGGATCAAGGAAGAGAGCGAACAGGGTTTGCCGGTGCACACGCAAACGTTGGTGAACCTGCCCGACAACAAGGATTGGACCATCCAGCAATTGCTCACGGCCGATTTCTTTCAGTTGCAATCCACAGAAGGCAGCGAGGCCCGCAAGCAGCAGGCCAAGGTTGAGGACAAGCTGGCCCGTGGTGTGCGCCCCGAAGATGACGAAGCGGTGCGTGCCTATCTGTCCGAGATGAGCGCCGCCCTGCCCATCGGTGACACCGAGGTTCACCGTCTGGTGCAAGAGGCCATCGCCGAATTTCTGGAGCGGCGCGCCAAGGTGACACAGAACAAATTGCGCGAGTTGCGCGCCGAAACCAAGCAGCGCATCCTAGCCGCGCTCGAGGGGGTGTGA
- the purM gene encoding phosphoribosylformylglycinamidine cyclo-ligase: protein MTAGKNGMTYAEAGVDIDAGNALVDRIKPAAKRTNRSGVMSGLGGFGALFDLKDAGYNDPILVGATDGVGTKLRIAIDTGVVDGVGIDLVAMCVNDLVCQGAEPLFFLDYFATGKLETETAARIIEGIAEGCVRSNCALIGGETAEMPGMYPEGDFDLAGFSVGAMERGAALPAGVAEGDVLLGLASDGVHSNGYSLVRKLVEVSGLTWDSDCPFGDGTVGEVLLTPTRLYVKSVLDAIRAGGVHALAHITGGGLTENLPRVLPDEMGAEIDLNTWDLPPVFEWMAETGGIVVAEMLKTFNCGIGMIVVCDPEQADALTALLSEAGEAVSRLGTVTGTPGVAYSGQLL, encoded by the coding sequence ATGACAGCGGGCAAGAACGGGATGACCTACGCCGAAGCAGGCGTGGATATTGATGCAGGTAACGCGTTGGTCGACCGGATCAAGCCCGCCGCCAAGCGCACCAATCGTTCGGGCGTGATGAGTGGCCTGGGTGGTTTTGGTGCGCTCTTTGACCTCAAAGATGCCGGTTACAATGACCCAATCCTGGTGGGCGCCACCGATGGTGTCGGCACCAAGCTGCGGATCGCCATCGACACCGGTGTGGTTGACGGTGTGGGCATCGATCTGGTCGCCATGTGCGTCAACGACCTGGTTTGTCAGGGTGCTGAGCCGCTGTTTTTCCTGGACTATTTTGCCACTGGAAAGCTGGAAACCGAAACCGCTGCGCGCATCATCGAAGGCATTGCCGAGGGCTGTGTTCGTTCGAACTGTGCGCTGATCGGGGGCGAAACGGCTGAGATGCCTGGCATGTACCCCGAAGGTGACTTTGACCTTGCGGGCTTTTCGGTCGGCGCGATGGAACGCGGCGCGGCCTTGCCCGCCGGTGTCGCCGAGGGCGACGTGCTGCTGGGACTGGCGTCTGATGGTGTGCATTCCAACGGTTATTCGCTGGTGCGCAAGCTGGTCGAAGTGTCGGGCCTGACGTGGGATTCGGATTGCCCGTTTGGCGACGGCACCGTGGGCGAGGTGCTGCTGACCCCTACGCGGCTCTATGTGAAATCCGTACTGGACGCGATCCGCGCGGGTGGGGTGCATGCCTTGGCCCATATCACCGGCGGTGGTCTGACCGAGAACCTGCCGCGCGTTCTGCCCGACGAGATGGGCGCCGAGATCGATCTGAACACCTGGGACCTGCCGCCCGTGTTCGAATGGATGGCCGAAACCGGTGGCATTGTAGTGGCTGAGATGCTCAAGACCTTCAACTGCGGCATTGGCATGATCGTCGTCTGTGACCCCGAGCAGGCCGATGCGCTGACCGCGCTGCTGAGCGAAGCAGGCGAAGCTGTATCCCGCCTGGGCACTGTGACCGGCACACCGGGCGTGGCCTATTCGGGCCAGTTGCTGTGA
- the purN gene encoding phosphoribosylglycinamide formyltransferase, translating into MSHKRVAILISGGGSNMVALLDSMVGDHPARPCLVLSNDEHAGGLKKAAERGVATAWVDHRPFKGDRAAFEAELIKPILAAEPDIVCLAGFMRVLTGDFVSQFQGRMLNIHPSLLPKYKGLNTHARALEAGDAEHGCSVHEVTAALDDGPILGQARVPVLEGDTPDTLAARVLTQEHRLYPAVLRRFAEKNSTPVHLG; encoded by the coding sequence GTGAGCCACAAGCGCGTTGCGATCCTGATTTCGGGCGGGGGCTCCAACATGGTGGCCCTGCTCGACAGTATGGTGGGCGACCATCCGGCGCGCCCTTGCCTGGTTCTGTCCAATGACGAACACGCAGGCGGGTTGAAAAAGGCGGCCGAGCGCGGTGTCGCAACCGCTTGGGTGGATCATCGCCCGTTCAAAGGCGACCGCGCAGCATTCGAGGCTGAGTTGATCAAACCCATTCTGGCGGCAGAGCCGGACATCGTTTGTCTGGCGGGCTTCATGCGGGTGCTGACCGGGGATTTTGTTTCGCAATTCCAGGGACGGATGCTGAACATCCACCCCTCGCTTTTGCCGAAATACAAGGGCCTCAATACCCACGCCCGCGCGCTCGAGGCGGGCGATGCCGAGCATGGATGCAGCGTGCACGAAGTAACGGCGGCCTTGGATGACGGCCCAATTCTGGGGCAGGCGCGGGTGCCGGTTCTGGAAGGGGACACGCCAGACACGCTGGCAGCACGGGTCTTGACGCAAGAACACCGCCTTTACCCGGCGGTTTTGCGCCGTTTTGCTGAAAAAAACAGCACTCCGGTTCACTTGGGGTGA
- the rnd gene encoding ribonuclease D encodes MKTLTTTQDLADFCSAAAQHPYVTVDTEFLRERTYYSKLCLVQLAYPGEGDENAVLVDPLAEGMSLEPLHELFRNTDVVKVFHAARQDLEIFWIDAQVFPEPLFDTQVAAMVCGFGEQVGYETLVRKICKQGLDKTSRFTDWSRRPLSKAQQTYALADVTHLRKIYEYLAAELEKSGRSRWVTEELTILTSPATYDIRPEDAWKRVKTRTTSGKFLAVVRELAQFREEYAQANNVPRNRVFKDDALVELASTKPRSGSDLGNSRLLLREARKGAISEGILAAVKRGVDCPPENHPKIDKSRDKLQVNPALADLLRVLLKSKTESAGVAAKLIAPSSDLDAIAAGMRDVPALSGWRYEVFGEDAMRLCEGEIALTAKGQAVKVVSLN; translated from the coding sequence ATGAAAACCCTCACTACGACGCAAGACCTTGCCGACTTTTGTTCAGCGGCAGCCCAACACCCCTATGTCACTGTAGATACCGAGTTCCTGCGCGAACGAACGTATTATTCCAAGCTGTGCCTGGTGCAGCTGGCCTATCCAGGGGAGGGCGATGAAAACGCTGTTTTGGTCGACCCATTGGCCGAGGGGATGTCGCTGGAGCCGCTGCACGAGCTGTTTCGAAACACGGATGTGGTCAAGGTGTTCCATGCCGCGCGCCAGGATCTGGAGATCTTCTGGATCGACGCGCAGGTGTTCCCCGAGCCGCTGTTTGACACGCAAGTCGCCGCCATGGTCTGCGGCTTTGGCGAACAGGTGGGGTACGAGACGCTGGTGCGCAAGATCTGCAAGCAGGGGCTCGACAAGACCTCGCGCTTTACGGACTGGTCGCGCCGCCCGCTGAGCAAAGCACAACAGACCTATGCCCTGGCGGATGTAACCCACCTGCGTAAGATCTATGAATATTTGGCGGCCGAGCTGGAAAAATCCGGTCGCAGCCGATGGGTCACCGAAGAGCTTACTATCCTGACATCTCCGGCGACCTATGACATTCGCCCCGAAGATGCCTGGAAGCGCGTGAAAACACGCACGACGTCGGGCAAGTTCCTGGCCGTCGTCCGGGAATTGGCGCAATTCCGCGAAGAATATGCCCAGGCCAACAATGTCCCGCGCAACCGGGTGTTCAAGGACGACGCGCTGGTTGAATTGGCGTCGACCAAGCCGCGCAGTGGCTCGGACCTTGGCAATTCGCGCCTTTTGCTGCGCGAGGCGCGCAAGGGCGCGATTTCCGAGGGGATTCTGGCTGCGGTGAAACGCGGTGTCGACTGCCCGCCGGAAAACCACCCCAAGATCGACAAGAGCCGTGACAAGCTGCAGGTCAATCCGGCGCTCGCCGATCTGCTGCGCGTGCTGCTGAAGTCCAAAACCGAAAGCGCAGGCGTTGCGGCCAAGCTGATTGCGCCAAGCTCGGACCTGGACGCGATTGCGGCAGGGATGCGTGATGTACCGGCACTCAGCGGATGGCGGTATGAAGTCTTTGGCGAAGATGCGATGCGCCTGTGTGAAGGCGAGATTGCACTCACGGCCAAGGGGCAGGCTGTAAAGGTTGTCTCGCTGAACTAG
- a CDS encoding SufE family protein — MATEAFEELVEDFEFLDDWEDRYRHVIDQGKAMVPLDEAFKVPATKVHGCASQVWLQPKIENGVFQFDGDSDALIVRGLIAVLRALYNGVPVAQVGQVDARAELGRLGLNEHLSAQRSNGVRSMIERINEVALAAA, encoded by the coding sequence ATGGCCACTGAGGCGTTCGAAGAACTGGTGGAAGACTTTGAATTCCTGGACGATTGGGAAGATCGGTATCGCCATGTGATCGATCAGGGCAAGGCAATGGTGCCCCTCGATGAGGCGTTCAAAGTGCCCGCGACCAAGGTGCACGGCTGCGCCAGCCAGGTGTGGTTGCAGCCCAAGATCGAAAACGGTGTCTTTCAGTTCGACGGGGACAGCGATGCGCTGATCGTGCGCGGGCTGATCGCCGTCTTGCGGGCGCTTTACAATGGCGTTCCTGTGGCCCAAGTCGGGCAGGTGGACGCGCGCGCAGAGTTGGGGCGTCTTGGCCTCAACGAGCATCTCTCGGCGCAGCGTTCGAACGGCGTGCGGTCGATGATCGAGCGGATCAACGAGGTTGCGCTGGCCGCGGCCTAA
- a CDS encoding DUF1638 domain-containing protein: MARRSRTARPERRAVLRATGRSLQDQSLTDKGLAPPERKTGRILLIACGALAREILAVKERNGWDHMDLTCLPAILHIQPDRITEAVEDAVERHRQVYDQVFVVYADCGTGGHLQSACERLGVEMVKGPHCYSFFEGNDVFDARKDDETTAFYLTDFLARQFDAFIWKPMGLDRHPELLDMYFGNYTKVVYQAQIDDPVLTERAREIAERMGLEFERRFTGYGDLETTMAVWAKRPPD; this comes from the coding sequence ATGGCCAGACGCAGCAGAACGGCTCGCCCCGAACGGCGGGCCGTTTTGCGTGCAACGGGTCGCTCGTTGCAGGACCAAAGCCTGACAGACAAGGGGCTGGCCCCGCCCGAGCGCAAGACCGGTCGCATCTTGCTAATCGCCTGCGGGGCGCTCGCGCGTGAAATTCTGGCAGTGAAAGAGCGCAACGGCTGGGATCACATGGACCTGACCTGCTTGCCTGCAATCCTGCACATCCAACCTGACCGCATCACCGAAGCGGTCGAAGACGCCGTAGAGCGCCACAGGCAGGTCTATGATCAAGTCTTTGTCGTATATGCCGATTGCGGCACCGGTGGGCATCTACAGTCAGCCTGCGAACGCTTGGGCGTCGAGATGGTCAAAGGCCCGCACTGCTATTCATTCTTCGAGGGCAACGATGTCTTTGATGCCCGCAAGGACGACGAGACCACCGCCTTCTACCTGACGGATTTCCTGGCGCGTCAATTTGATGCCTTTATCTGGAAGCCCATGGGACTGGATCGCCACCCCGAGTTGCTGGACATGTATTTCGGCAACTACACCAAGGTGGTCTATCAGGCACAGATCGACGATCCGGTGTTAACGGAACGCGCCCGCGAGATTGCCGAGCGCATGGGGCTGGAGTTCGAGCGGCGCTTTACCGGATATGGCGATCTGGAGACCACCATGGCTGTCTGGGCGAAGCGCCCCCCTGATTAG
- a CDS encoding corrinoid protein: MSEEDDIILSELDDEELVQQMFDDLYDGLKEEIEEGVNILLERKWMPYDILTKALVGGMTIVGADFRDGILFVPEVLLAANAMKGGMHILKPLLAETGAPRVGKMVIGTVKGDIHDIGKNLVSMMMEGAGFEVVDLGINNPVENYLEALENEEPDILGMSALLTTTMPYMKVVIDTMVEQGIRDDYIVLVGGAPLNEEFGKAIGADAYCRDAAVAVETAKDFVGRKHNQLSA; this comes from the coding sequence ATGTCGGAAGAAGATGACATCATCCTGTCGGAACTCGACGACGAAGAACTGGTCCAACAGATGTTCGACGACCTTTATGACGGTCTCAAGGAAGAGATCGAAGAAGGCGTCAACATTCTGCTCGAACGCAAATGGATGCCATACGACATCCTGACCAAAGCTCTGGTTGGCGGCATGACCATCGTGGGCGCAGACTTCCGCGACGGCATCCTGTTTGTGCCTGAGGTTCTGTTGGCGGCAAACGCGATGAAGGGTGGCATGCACATCCTGAAACCGCTGCTGGCTGAAACCGGCGCGCCGCGCGTCGGCAAGATGGTCATCGGCACCGTCAAAGGCGACATCCACGACATCGGCAAAAACCTGGTGTCGATGATGATGGAAGGCGCAGGCTTTGAAGTGGTCGATCTGGGCATCAACAACCCGGTCGAAAACTACCTGGAAGCTCTGGAAAACGAAGAGCCCGACATCCTGGGCATGTCCGCCCTGCTGACCACCACCATGCCCTACATGAAGGTGGTGATCGACACGATGGTCGAACAGGGCATTCGGGACGACTATATCGTTCTGGTGGGCGGCGCGCCCCTGAACGAAGAATTCGGCAAAGCAATCGGCGCAGACGCCTATTGCCGTGATGCTGCTGTTGCCGTGGAAACCGCCAAGGATTTCGTCGGTCGCAAGCACAACCAACTCAGCGCCTGA
- a CDS encoding PA0069 family radical SAM protein, with the protein MERFETEKLLGSEVRGRGTTSNATGRYETTTRDGFDDGWTAENALPPLRTEVSNEIARSLITYNRSPDLPFDRSINPYRGCEHGCSYCFARPTHAYLGLSPGLDFETKLIARANAAEVLRKELSARRYKVAPIAIGTNTDPYQPIERDRGIVRDCLRVLAEFNHPVAIVTKGTLIERDMDVLAPMAARGLVRVGISLTTLDPGLSRRMEPRAPGPIQRLRVIRALTGAGVPVRVMTSPLVPGLTDHELEALLAAGKDAGADAASWIMLRLPREVSELWQEWLAEHEPNRFDRVMARLREMHGGRDYDPRWGHRMRGEGHYAEMVAQRFDMATKRLGLVQKTPPLRTDLFAVPEQPGDQLSLF; encoded by the coding sequence ATGGAACGGTTCGAAACAGAAAAGCTGCTGGGGAGTGAGGTACGTGGACGCGGAACCACGTCGAACGCAACGGGGCGGTATGAGACCACGACGCGTGATGGTTTCGACGATGGCTGGACGGCGGAAAACGCATTGCCACCGTTACGCACCGAGGTTTCGAATGAAATCGCTCGCAGTTTGATCACGTACAACCGGTCTCCGGATTTGCCTTTTGACCGATCAATCAATCCGTACCGTGGGTGTGAACATGGATGCAGCTATTGCTTTGCGCGTCCTACACATGCCTACTTGGGTCTCTCACCGGGGTTGGATTTTGAGACGAAATTGATCGCGCGCGCCAATGCCGCCGAGGTCTTGCGCAAAGAATTGAGTGCGCGTCGCTACAAGGTTGCTCCGATTGCGATTGGAACCAACACCGACCCCTATCAACCGATTGAGCGTGACAGGGGGATCGTGCGCGATTGCTTGCGGGTGTTGGCCGAGTTCAACCATCCCGTCGCCATTGTTACCAAGGGAACGTTGATCGAACGGGACATGGATGTTCTGGCGCCGATGGCAGCGCGAGGGCTTGTCCGTGTGGGGATATCACTCACGACGCTTGATCCTGGGTTGTCCCGCAGGATGGAGCCCCGTGCGCCCGGGCCGATCCAACGGTTGCGGGTCATCCGAGCGTTGACCGGGGCAGGGGTGCCCGTGCGGGTCATGACCTCTCCGCTGGTACCGGGTTTGACAGATCACGAGCTTGAGGCGTTGCTGGCCGCAGGCAAGGACGCTGGCGCTGATGCCGCCAGTTGGATCATGCTGCGCCTACCGCGCGAGGTGTCCGAACTATGGCAGGAATGGTTGGCGGAGCATGAGCCAAATCGGTTCGACCGCGTTATGGCGCGCCTGCGTGAGATGCACGGCGGGCGCGATTATGACCCGCGGTGGGGGCACCGAATGCGGGGCGAGGGGCACTATGCCGAGATGGTGGCGCAGCGCTTTGACATGGCAACCAAAAGGCTGGGGCTGGTTCAGAAAACCCCACCTTTGCGAACGGATCTGTTTGCCGTGCCGGAACAGCCCGGTGACCAGCTTTCTCTGTTCTGA
- a CDS encoding calcium-binding protein, which yields MWLLVLLGLGAVAGAVSLGNDDDGTGSADPVSPDPTTDEDTQNGTQGNDLMQGNLLDDVFNGLNGNDTLLGDEGNDTLNGNSGNDQLRGATGDDLLRGGPGNDRLWGDDGADTLRGSLGFDVLNGGEGGDLLDGGFGNDDLNGQAGNDRLEGGAGEDTLEGGSGDDTLLGEGDVDLLAGGLGNDSLDGGASANLLLGEEGDDTLQGGGDVDLMIGGNGADSLTGGAGTDALDGNAGSDTLIGGDGDDVLYGGDFYARELTVEEWSRVLKSADPDFAMNLLRASPDPTDDNAPDLLDGGDGNDTLGAASGDTVITGSGNDVVLYWGDGSEVVRITDFNSSEDIFIFQREGLATNPPNFSLQNNDDGGQTLLENGRPIVEFERGGVHLDQILVNDPISR from the coding sequence ATGTGGTTGTTGGTATTGCTTGGTCTTGGCGCGGTTGCCGGAGCGGTTTCTCTTGGAAATGATGACGATGGAACCGGATCAGCAGACCCGGTTTCCCCTGATCCCACCACAGACGAGGACACCCAGAACGGAACTCAAGGAAACGACCTTATGCAGGGCAACCTGCTGGACGACGTTTTTAACGGCCTGAATGGCAACGACACCCTGCTTGGCGACGAAGGCAACGATACGCTTAACGGCAACAGCGGCAATGACCAGCTGCGCGGCGCAACCGGCGACGATCTGCTGCGTGGCGGACCGGGCAACGACCGTCTGTGGGGCGACGACGGAGCGGACACGTTGCGCGGCAGTCTGGGCTTTGACGTTCTCAATGGCGGGGAAGGCGGCGACCTGTTGGATGGCGGGTTTGGCAACGATGATCTGAATGGCCAAGCTGGCAATGACCGTCTTGAAGGCGGCGCAGGCGAAGATACCCTGGAAGGCGGATCAGGCGACGATACTTTGTTGGGTGAAGGTGACGTGGACCTGTTGGCCGGGGGCCTTGGAAACGATTCCCTGGACGGCGGTGCCTCAGCCAACCTCCTGCTTGGCGAAGAGGGCGATGACACGCTCCAGGGCGGCGGCGACGTTGATCTGATGATTGGGGGCAACGGCGCGGACAGCCTGACAGGCGGTGCCGGAACCGACGCTCTGGACGGCAATGCGGGGTCTGACACGCTCATCGGTGGCGATGGCGATGACGTCCTGTATGGCGGTGACTTCTACGCGCGCGAACTGACGGTCGAAGAATGGAGCCGCGTGCTCAAGAGCGCCGACCCCGATTTTGCGATGAACCTGCTTAGGGCCTCACCGGATCCGACGGATGACAATGCCCCTGACCTTTTGGATGGCGGCGACGGCAACGATACCCTGGGCGCAGCAAGCGGCGACACCGTGATCACCGGCAGCGGGAACGATGTCGTTCTGTACTGGGGCGATGGCAGCGAGGTGGTTCGCATAACCGACTTCAACAGCAGCGAAGACATCTTCATCTTTCAACGCGAAGGTCTGGCAACAAACCCACCCAACTTTTCGCTGCAAAACAACGACGACGGCGGCCAGACATTGCTGGAAAACGGACGCCCGATTGTCGAATTTGAACGAGGCGGCGTGCATTTGGACCAGATACTGGTCAACGATCCGATCTCCCGCTGA